In Alphaproteobacteria bacterium HT1-32, the sequence AGCCAGCACGCCGGCTGGGGCCGATGTGTTCGGCTGACCGACCTCCAGATGAAAGACCGGTTTGCCCGCTGCCTCGCGGTCAGCGGCAGCCTGCATGACGTCCATGACAATAAAAGGGGGGACGGCACCCCGCAGAGACTTTTTCAACATGATGGTATCGCTGACTGGTTGTTATCTTGCGCCGATGGCAAGGCCGAAACCCCGGGCATCGGAAGTTGTCTGACAGGTTTCGGGGTCGCTCGGTAGCCCTTCCGGACACCAGGCTGCATTGACCCTGCCGATCAGGGCGACGGGCTGGGTTTTATGGCCCCGCTGACGCAATGTCTCGACGCGCGCGGGGCTGTCTCCTGTTTCATAGAAGGTAACATCAGGATTTCCTGCATGATGAACCCGTTTGGCGTCAACGGCATCCCTCAGGGTTTCCCCGCCGACAAGTGCGCGCAGGCTGACAGCGACCTGCGCAGTTGCAGCAGCTGAACCGCCGGTGGCTGCGGAGGCATAGTAGAAGTTTTGTGTATTTGTGTTGATCATCATCATCGGGCCCAGTGACATTGGCCCGCGTCCGCGATCACCCGGACGGGCGGCCAGCAGAATGCCTGTATCGGTGGCAATCCGGCCGGTTCCAAAGAGATTGTTCATGCTGAAGTTACAGGCAACGGCACCACCTTCCTTGTCGACCGCGACAAAGCTGCTGGCAGCCGGATTTTCAAGTACAGGACGGGCCGGAATGGCCAGGCTGGCCGGCGACGTGTGACGGGCAGAATCATAGGATGCGTAGCGACGCCGTGCTTCGGCATCGCCGATCACTGTCTGGAATGTCGTGTTGATGTTTCCGTCAGGCTGGATCCAGGACGACCGCTCGGCGAAGGCTATCATGGCTGCTTCCGCCAGCAGATGCGGGCGTTCAGATTCCGGTGCATCGGCGTAGCGGTCATCGACCGTCAGCATGCGCCAGATCGCAGCTTCAACGACACCGGCCCCTGCTGGGGGCGGGGCGAAGTACATAGTGTTCGGTGCAACCGGCACGGCGATGGCTTCACGCCACTGGGGGCGATAGTTTTTCAGGTCGTCGAAGCTGAGACTGCCGCCGACCGCGTTTGCTGCTTCGACAAGCTGGCGTGCAAGGACGCCACGATAGAATTCACCTGCTCCACCGCCCCGGATGCGGGCCAGTGTTGCGGCAAGGTCGATCTGTTTGACCAGATCACCTTCCTGAATGGGGTTTCCGTCCGGTCGTGCAAAGGCTTTGCGGCTTTCCGGATCTTCCAGCAGGGGGCCGGCAACCAGTGCCAGATCGCGCGCAAAGGCGCGGGAGGCCGTATAGCCAAACCGGGATAAACCTTCGGCCGGAGAAATAACCTGTGACCATTGCAGGCGACCAAACCGCGCATGCATGGCAGCCAGTCCGCGAACCGTTCCGGGCACGGCGTTCGCGCGTGTAGCGGAGGTCGCCGGCGAGGACGGAGCGGTCGCCAGAAAATCAAGGGCGACGGTCTGATAACGGTTCCGGTCATGTATCAGGCAAATTCCACCACCGCCGAGACCAGCCGTAGAAGGCTGGGTGACGGCCAGGGTAAAGCCCATGGCGGCGGCGGCATCGGCAGCTGTTCCACCAGCAGACAAAATGTCGCGCCCGACAGTAACGGACAAAGGTTCATCACCGGCGATCAGACCTGAGAAGCCTTCAACATGGCCAACCTGCCCGACCGGCGGGTCGGAAGACCCGCAGGCGGCAAGTGACAGAACCAGTGCGAGCGATGCTGCAGATTGACGGGCGATCTGTGCCCGTTTACCGTTGAACATGCTTGAAATCTTGAGATCTAATATCGTCATTGGACCGG encodes:
- a CDS encoding gamma-glutamyltransferase, which translates into the protein MTRMDSRRQQATILDELNKTGPMTILDLKISSMFNGKRAQIARQSAASLALVLSLAACGSSDPPVGQVGHVEGFSGLIAGDEPLSVTVGRDILSAGGTAADAAAAMGFTLAVTQPSTAGLGGGGICLIHDRNRYQTVALDFLATAPSSPATSATRANAVPGTVRGLAAMHARFGRLQWSQVISPAEGLSRFGYTASRAFARDLALVAGPLLEDPESRKAFARPDGNPIQEGDLVKQIDLAATLARIRGGGAGEFYRGVLARQLVEAANAVGGSLSFDDLKNYRPQWREAIAVPVAPNTMYFAPPPAGAGVVEAAIWRMLTVDDRYADAPESERPHLLAEAAMIAFAERSSWIQPDGNINTTFQTVIGDAEARRRYASYDSARHTSPASLAIPARPVLENPAASSFVAVDKEGGAVACNFSMNNLFGTGRIATDTGILLAARPGDRGRGPMSLGPMMMINTNTQNFYYASAATGGSAAATAQVAVSLRALVGGETLRDAVDAKRVHHAGNPDVTFYETGDSPARVETLRQRGHKTQPVALIGRVNAAWCPEGLPSDPETCQTTSDARGFGLAIGAR